One window of the Acinetobacter equi genome contains the following:
- the aliB gene encoding cyclohexanecarboxyl-CoA dehydrogenase, whose product MSKNPYITEELEFLAETAEKFAQKYIAPGFLERDQSRNFDRDLMKKMGEMGFIAPELPEQYGGQGMGRLAAGVIHEAVAKADLSFSYINLLASLNGQILAEHGQFEVVEPWLKKLTAGEVIFSIALTEPRGGSDAANLRLKIERDGDEYVINGEKTSISAADQADASVVFGRTGSIESGAHGVTALLVPMNLPGITTTRFDCHGQRAIGRGSIFFDNVRVPVNHRLGDENKGFVQVMQGFDFSRALIGLQVLAVARISLDEAWEYAAQREAFGKPLSAFQGVSHPLAEYETQVEAARLLCLQTLWLKDNHLPHTSEAGMCKWWGPKLSYDVIHQCLLTFGHAGYDRGVMEQRLRDVLGFQIGDGTAQIMKTIIARHKAGRKAVPA is encoded by the coding sequence ATGAGTAAAAATCCTTATATCACAGAAGAATTAGAATTTTTAGCAGAAACTGCTGAAAAGTTTGCCCAAAAATATATTGCACCAGGCTTTCTAGAGCGTGATCAAAGTAGAAATTTTGATCGTGATCTTATGAAAAAAATGGGAGAAATGGGTTTTATTGCACCAGAACTTCCTGAACAATATGGTGGTCAAGGAATGGGACGTCTAGCCGCAGGTGTTATTCATGAAGCAGTTGCCAAAGCTGATCTTAGTTTTTCTTATATCAACTTACTTGCTTCATTAAATGGTCAAATTTTAGCAGAACACGGACAGTTTGAAGTCGTAGAACCGTGGTTAAAAAAACTAACAGCAGGCGAAGTCATATTTTCAATTGCATTAACAGAGCCAAGAGGAGGCTCAGATGCTGCAAACCTACGTTTAAAAATTGAACGTGATGGTGATGAATATGTGATTAATGGAGAAAAAACATCTATTTCTGCTGCTGATCAGGCTGATGCTTCTGTTGTTTTTGGTCGTACAGGTTCTATTGAAAGCGGTGCACACGGCGTTACCGCACTTTTAGTTCCAATGAATTTACCAGGAATAACAACAACACGTTTTGATTGTCATGGACAACGTGCCATTGGGCGCGGTTCAATTTTCTTTGATAATGTACGTGTTCCAGTTAACCATCGTTTAGGTGATGAAAATAAAGGCTTTGTCCAAGTTATGCAAGGTTTTGATTTTTCACGTGCATTAATTGGTCTACAAGTTTTAGCTGTTGCACGTATTAGCCTTGATGAAGCTTGGGAATATGCAGCACAGCGCGAAGCTTTTGGTAAACCATTAAGTGCTTTTCAAGGTGTTTCTCATCCTCTAGCAGAGTATGAAACACAAGTTGAAGCTGCACGATTACTTTGCCTACAAACTTTATGGCTTAAAGATAATCATCTACCTCACACATCAGAAGCTGGTATGTGTAAATGGTGGGGACCAAAATTATCTTACGATGTTATTCATCAATGTTTATTAACTTTTGGTCATGCAGGTTATGATCGTGGTGTTATGGAGCAGCGCTTACGTGATGTATTAGGTTTTCAAATTGGTGATGGGACAGCACAAATCATGAAAACAATCATTGCAAGACATAAAGCAGGTCGTAAAGCAGTTCCTGCATAA
- a CDS encoding glucose 1-dehydrogenase produces MKGLENKVIIVTGGAGGIGSATCRRLAQEGAKVAIFDMNLAAAKKLENEINQYGKAFAIQCDITQHSIVEEAVQKTEAELGPIDGLVNNAGWDVFKPFIKSTPEEWDKLIQINLMGMLNMHYAVLKGMVARNSGSIVNIASDAARVGSSGEAVYAACKGGLVSFSKTLAREHSRHNIKVNVICPGPTDTALLAGVTEGASNPEKLRDAFIRAIPLGRLGQPEDLASSIAFFLSDDASFITGQVLSVSGGLTMNG; encoded by the coding sequence ATGAAAGGACTAGAAAATAAAGTCATTATTGTGACAGGTGGAGCGGGTGGAATTGGTTCTGCAACTTGCCGAAGATTGGCACAAGAAGGGGCAAAAGTTGCAATTTTTGATATGAATTTAGCTGCAGCTAAAAAACTTGAAAATGAAATTAATCAATACGGTAAGGCATTCGCCATTCAATGTGATATTACTCAACATAGTATTGTTGAAGAAGCAGTACAAAAAACCGAAGCTGAGTTAGGTCCAATAGATGGATTAGTGAATAATGCAGGTTGGGATGTGTTCAAACCATTTATTAAAAGTACGCCAGAAGAATGGGACAAACTGATTCAAATTAATTTGATGGGTATGCTCAATATGCACTATGCAGTACTCAAAGGCATGGTCGCTCGTAACTCTGGAAGCATTGTAAATATTGCATCAGATGCTGCACGAGTTGGTTCTTCAGGTGAAGCTGTTTATGCCGCATGTAAAGGTGGTTTAGTTTCCTTTTCCAAAACATTAGCACGTGAACATTCACGACATAATATTAAAGTGAATGTCATTTGTCCTGGTCCTACAGATACAGCATTACTAGCGGGTGTAACGGAAGGCGCTTCAAATCCGGAGAAATTGCGTGATGCATTTATTCGTGCTATTCCACTTGGTCGTTTAGGTCAACCAGAAGATCTGGCATCTTCAATTGCATTTTTCTTAAGTGATGATGCCAGCTTTATTACAGGGCAGGTATTAAGTGTATCAGGTGGTTTAACCATGAATGGTTAA
- the badI gene encoding 2-ketocyclohexanecarboxyl-CoA hydrolase, with translation MNFEDILYEIKNGVAWITINRPEKMNAFRGQTCDEIIRALNKAGYDRDVGAIVLTGAGEKAFCTGGDQSAHNGNYDGRGTIGLPMEELHTAIRDVPKPVIARVQGYAIGGGNVLATICDLTICSENAIFGQVGPKMGSVDPGYGTAFLARVVGEKKAREIWYMCRRYSGQEAVDIGLANKCVPADQLDAEVQAWGEELCERSPTALAIAKRSFNMDTAHQAGIAGMGMYALKLYYDTEESREGVNALKEKRKPEFRKYYK, from the coding sequence ATGAATTTTGAAGATATTTTATATGAAATTAAAAATGGCGTTGCTTGGATTACGATTAATCGACCAGAAAAAATGAATGCTTTTCGTGGGCAAACTTGTGATGAAATTATTCGTGCATTAAATAAAGCAGGTTATGACCGTGATGTAGGTGCAATTGTATTAACTGGTGCAGGTGAAAAAGCATTTTGTACAGGTGGTGATCAATCTGCACACAACGGTAATTATGATGGACGTGGCACGATTGGTCTTCCAATGGAAGAGTTACATACAGCAATTCGTGACGTACCTAAACCTGTTATTGCCCGTGTGCAAGGATATGCAATTGGTGGCGGGAATGTTTTAGCAACAATTTGTGATTTAACCATTTGTTCTGAAAATGCAATTTTTGGTCAAGTTGGACCAAAAATGGGCTCTGTAGATCCCGGTTATGGTACTGCTTTTTTAGCTCGCGTTGTTGGTGAAAAGAAAGCACGTGAAATTTGGTATATGTGCCGACGTTATTCGGGGCAAGAAGCAGTTGATATCGGGTTAGCAAATAAATGCGTACCAGCAGATCAATTAGATGCAGAAGTACAAGCATGGGGTGAAGAACTCTGTGAGCGAAGCCCAACTGCCTTAGCCATTGCAAAACGTAGCTTTAATATGGATACAGCTCATCAGGCAGGTATAGCAGGTATGGGAATGTATGCATTAAAACTTTACTACGATACAGAAGAGTCTCGCGAAGGCGTCAATGCGCTGAAGGAAAAACGTAAACCTGAATTTCGTAAGTATTATAAATAA
- the aliA gene encoding cyclohexanecarboxylate-CoA ligase, giving the protein MDFDAILLPPRREQMLDQGYWLNKTILQSLNEAVHQYPDKVALISYKTEDKSEKSFTYREMLHTANKIALGLKSLGIQKTDIVSCQLPNWWEFTLLYIACRRIGAVLNPLMPIFRERELSFMLKHTESKIFIVPKTFRKFEHEKLAYQLQNNIESLEHIVVIGGDGDNSFEKLLLNHGLDHDLQILNTLNDVTITADDIAQLVFTSGTTGEPKGVMHTANTLFSNIIPYAKRLHLSKEDVILMGSPMAHQTGFMYGLIMPVLLKAKAVLQDVWDVNIAIDLINKHQVTFTMASTPFLNDLSEAVVDTHQSLDSLKLFLCAGAPIPSTLVQKARQNIGVKVISAWGMTECGAVTTTCPEDDDERAFNTDGLPLPGVEVKIVDDRGEILPAYQSGTLMIRSCSNFGGYLKRPHLNETDKDDWFDTGDIAYINELGYIRIAGRKKDVIIRGGENIPVSEVESLIYLHPNVATVALVPYPDERMGEKACAVIKLKEGTSEIELKDLIDFLKVHNLANQYLPERLEIWDEIPMTPSGKIQKFKIRDLLQQSETV; this is encoded by the coding sequence ATGGATTTTGATGCGATTCTATTACCCCCACGCCGTGAACAAATGTTGGATCAAGGATATTGGTTAAATAAAACAATCCTTCAATCGTTAAATGAAGCGGTACATCAGTATCCTGATAAAGTTGCATTGATCAGTTATAAAACTGAAGACAAGTCAGAAAAAAGCTTCACCTATAGGGAAATGTTACATACAGCAAATAAAATTGCTTTAGGATTAAAAAGTTTAGGTATTCAAAAAACAGATATCGTCTCTTGCCAATTGCCTAATTGGTGGGAATTTACTTTATTGTATATCGCATGTCGTCGTATTGGCGCGGTTCTTAATCCACTAATGCCAATTTTTAGGGAGCGAGAGCTTTCATTCATGCTAAAACATACGGAAAGTAAGATTTTTATCGTACCGAAAACTTTTCGTAAATTTGAACATGAAAAATTAGCTTATCAGCTACAAAATAATATTGAGAGCCTAGAACATATTGTCGTGATTGGTGGAGATGGTGATAATAGTTTTGAGAAATTATTGCTTAATCATGGTTTAGATCATGATCTACAAATTTTAAATACGCTAAACGATGTCACTATTACTGCGGATGATATTGCTCAGCTGGTATTTACATCAGGAACAACAGGTGAACCTAAAGGGGTTATGCATACTGCAAACACCTTATTTTCCAATATTATCCCTTATGCAAAACGTTTACATTTAAGTAAGGAAGATGTGATTTTGATGGGTTCTCCGATGGCACATCAGACAGGTTTTATGTACGGTTTAATTATGCCTGTATTACTCAAAGCCAAAGCAGTATTACAAGATGTCTGGGATGTAAATATTGCTATTGATTTAATTAATAAACATCAAGTGACTTTTACAATGGCATCAACCCCATTTTTAAATGATTTATCAGAAGCCGTTGTAGATACCCATCAATCCTTAGATAGTTTAAAGTTATTCTTATGTGCAGGTGCGCCAATTCCGAGTACATTGGTACAAAAAGCACGTCAAAATATAGGTGTAAAAGTAATTTCTGCTTGGGGAATGACGGAATGTGGTGCAGTTACAACCACTTGCCCAGAAGATGATGATGAACGTGCATTTAATACAGATGGACTTCCACTTCCTGGTGTTGAAGTAAAAATTGTTGATGATCGTGGTGAAATATTACCAGCATATCAATCTGGCACACTGATGATTCGTAGTTGTTCAAATTTTGGTGGATATTTAAAACGTCCACATTTAAATGAAACAGATAAAGATGATTGGTTTGATACAGGTGATATTGCCTACATAAATGAGCTAGGTTATATCCGTATTGCAGGTCGTAAAAAGGATGTCATTATTCGAGGTGGTGAAAATATACCTGTGAGTGAAGTTGAATCTTTAATTTATTTACATCCAAATGTTGCTACTGTTGCATTGGTTCCTTATCCAGATGAGAGAATGGGAGAAAAAGCCTGTGCTGTCATAAAGCTAAAAGAAGGCACTTCTGAAATAGAACTGAAAGATTTAATTGATTTCTTAAAAGTACATAATCTAGCGAATCAATATTTACCTGAACGTTTAGAAATATGGGATGAAATTCCAATGACACCATCAGGGAAAATTCAAAAATTTAAAATTCGTGATTTATTGCAGCAAAGTGAAACCGTATAA
- a CDS encoding DUF1656 domain-containing protein, whose protein sequence is MGELNIYGVYVPILLIQAVIAYGILKVLMKWLDRLVANDWIIMPNLFYLCIYLLLLGVVHWVCLFL, encoded by the coding sequence ATGGGTGAATTAAATATATATGGTGTCTATGTGCCAATTTTATTAATTCAAGCTGTGATTGCCTATGGAATTCTTAAAGTACTCATGAAATGGTTAGATCGTTTAGTTGCTAATGATTGGATCATCATGCCCAACCTATTCTACTTATGCATTTACCTACTCTTACTTGGTGTAGTGCATTGGGTATGCCTGTTTTTATGA
- a CDS encoding acyl-CoA dehydrogenase family protein has product MIRDQEMLDQLLSTIRDFVQNELVPLEHEVEESNAIPDHIVSQMKELGLFGLTIPEEYGGLGITMEEEIFVAMELGKTSAAFRSLIGTNNGIGSSGILIDGTDAQKQKYLPRYATGEYIGSFCLTEPDSGSDAASLKTSATKDGDYYILNGTKRFITNAPRATTFTVMARTNPDIKGASGISAFLVEAGTVGLSLGKIDKKMGQHGSYTCDVIFDNCKVHKDQLIGGIEGIGFKTAMRVLDKGRLHIAGYSVGMAERMLKDALNYAVERKQFNQPIANFQLIQGMLADSKAEIYAAKCMVLDAARLRDLGQNVTIESSCAKMFATEMCGRVADRCLQIHGGAGYISEYSIERFYRDVRLFRLYEGTTQIQQVIIAREMIKQAIT; this is encoded by the coding sequence ATGATTCGTGATCAAGAAATGTTAGATCAGCTTTTATCTACAATTCGAGACTTTGTACAAAATGAACTTGTACCATTAGAACATGAAGTTGAAGAAAGCAATGCGATTCCTGATCACATTGTGAGTCAAATGAAAGAACTTGGCTTATTTGGTCTTACCATTCCTGAAGAATATGGTGGTCTCGGTATTACCATGGAAGAAGAGATTTTTGTCGCAATGGAGCTTGGAAAAACTTCAGCTGCTTTTCGTTCTCTTATTGGAACCAATAATGGTATTGGTTCGAGTGGTATTTTAATTGATGGAACAGATGCCCAAAAACAGAAATATTTACCGCGCTATGCAACAGGTGAATATATTGGCTCATTTTGTTTAACAGAGCCAGATTCTGGTTCCGATGCAGCATCTTTAAAAACAAGCGCAACCAAAGATGGTGATTATTATATCTTAAATGGTACTAAACGCTTTATTACTAATGCGCCTCGTGCAACCACGTTTACCGTTATGGCACGTACAAACCCTGACATTAAAGGGGCGAGTGGTATTTCGGCATTTTTGGTAGAAGCGGGTACTGTTGGTCTAAGTTTAGGTAAGATTGATAAAAAAATGGGACAACATGGTTCCTATACTTGTGATGTTATCTTTGATAATTGTAAAGTACATAAAGATCAATTAATTGGTGGTATTGAAGGTATTGGTTTTAAAACAGCAATGCGTGTATTAGATAAAGGTCGTTTGCATATTGCAGGTTATAGCGTTGGTATGGCAGAACGTATGCTAAAAGATGCTTTAAATTATGCAGTAGAACGTAAGCAATTTAATCAACCAATTGCCAATTTTCAATTAATACAAGGAATGCTTGCAGACTCTAAAGCTGAAATTTATGCCGCAAAATGCATGGTGCTAGATGCAGCTCGTTTACGTGATTTAGGTCAGAATGTAACAATAGAATCCTCTTGTGCAAAAATGTTTGCTACAGAAATGTGTGGTCGTGTTGCAGATCGTTGCTTACAAATACATGGTGGTGCAGGTTATATCAGTGAATATTCTATTGAACGTTTTTATCGTGATGTACGGTTATTCCGCCTTTATGAAGGAACAACTCAAATTCAGCAAGTCATTATCGCTCGTGAAATGATTAAACAAGCTATAACTTAA
- a CDS encoding nitroreductase → MHQELQTAVDHVIRSRHSVRAFTHQPVETQIIKDILTISSRAPSGNNIQPWKVYVVTGKKREELIQQVCQAQTELFNNPEKTYQYQETFKYYPEQWASPFIERRRENGWGLYGLLDIKKGETEKMQAQHLRNYQLFDAPVGLFFTLHKSLATGSKMDLSMMIQNVMIAAKARGLDTCPQAAWNPFSSVVSEVLNIPNDEELICTVALGYADDTQVINNFYTPRIPLEEFTVFCE, encoded by the coding sequence ATGCATCAAGAATTACAAACTGCTGTTGATCATGTTATTCGCTCTAGGCACTCTGTTCGTGCTTTTACTCATCAGCCTGTTGAAACACAAATTATTAAAGATATTTTGACGATTTCAAGCAGAGCACCATCTGGAAATAATATTCAACCTTGGAAAGTGTATGTTGTTACAGGAAAAAAACGTGAAGAATTAATACAACAAGTCTGTCAGGCACAAACTGAATTATTTAATAATCCTGAAAAAACATATCAATATCAGGAGACATTTAAATATTATCCTGAACAGTGGGCTTCCCCTTTTATTGAACGCCGTAGGGAAAATGGTTGGGGATTATACGGTTTGCTTGATATTAAAAAAGGTGAAACAGAAAAAATGCAAGCTCAGCATTTACGCAATTATCAATTATTTGATGCGCCTGTAGGACTATTTTTTACTTTACATAAATCACTTGCTACAGGTTCAAAAATGGATCTATCAATGATGATTCAAAACGTGATGATTGCAGCAAAAGCACGAGGTTTAGATACTTGCCCACAAGCAGCATGGAATCCATTTTCTTCAGTTGTTTCTGAAGTTTTAAATATTCCAAATGATGAAGAACTTATTTGTACTGTAGCTTTAGGCTATGCTGATGATACTCAAGTGATTAATAATTTCTATACACCACGTATTCCATTAGAAGAATTTACTGTGTTCTGTGAATAA
- a CDS encoding FUSC family protein — MLLIKPLLAFRPNKMDWIFAIKTFMAGILALYIAFSLNLAYPIWAIGTVFVIANPYAGMTTSKSIYRVFGTLLGAIVAVAVTPWLINTPWLFTLFLSCWVGLCLYFSLLDRTPRSYVLMLAGYTTVIISFNIVYFIDTASLFEMAVGRFLEITIGVVCSAIVTTTIFPIHIGPAVKERVSKTLTDTQQIFNKILLEPHQDYNYTKALSQLARDIADIHVMAVHLSYEKSTLQGMTKPLQEMLNQITMLISNLVAMSERIQQLDLIDTEYRRLLIDLHSKINTYLADEHRLKESELNLLPEDFDSDFSKLIQSTKENQIIILKSLKMDIRHFIQNIHAIKLIWQRIQSGDTTLPEVIVPISTNYPTLHRDHGVAIRGGISACLIVFIATAFWILSGWKAGFMLAEMAAISACILTAMDNPVPALKMFIRGNFYAAIVVFIYAYGVFPYVTEFWQLALVLAPFCIYCLMLFLHPPLIGIGLPLLMGTTMGLNFQNRYTLDQVFFFDATIGTLIGPIIAVFIINAVRAMSPDITVQRILAIHYRAIRQALYIPYGVQFRLHLRTMLDRIGVLNTKAVQSERLQNMMNKALIESSAVIDLARLQEIVLKLPENDPLIEQLEKFKVQLDEYFKAKEFEQNYEIICIQLINQIKILEEQLLIQEDTDILQRLHISLNNIRSSLCHAKTP, encoded by the coding sequence ATGCTGCTTATTAAACCGTTACTTGCATTTCGTCCAAATAAAATGGATTGGATTTTTGCGATTAAAACGTTTATGGCTGGCATTTTGGCACTATATATTGCTTTTAGTTTAAATCTTGCTTATCCAATTTGGGCAATTGGTACGGTCTTCGTTATTGCCAATCCTTATGCGGGGATGACTACTTCAAAAAGTATCTATCGTGTATTTGGTACATTATTGGGGGCAATAGTTGCTGTTGCAGTAACGCCTTGGCTAATTAATACACCCTGGTTATTTACTTTATTCTTATCTTGTTGGGTAGGTCTATGCTTATATTTCTCACTGCTTGATCGTACACCACGTAGCTATGTATTAATGTTGGCTGGATATACTACTGTCATTATTAGCTTTAATATTGTTTATTTTATTGATACTGCTTCATTATTTGAGATGGCTGTAGGACGATTTTTAGAAATTACTATCGGAGTAGTTTGTAGTGCAATTGTCACTACGACGATTTTTCCAATACATATTGGACCAGCAGTAAAAGAGCGTGTCAGTAAAACCTTGACAGATACTCAGCAAATTTTTAATAAAATTTTATTAGAACCTCATCAAGACTATAATTACACAAAAGCTTTAAGCCAATTAGCTCGAGATATTGCAGATATTCATGTAATGGCAGTACATTTAAGCTATGAAAAGTCTACTTTACAAGGAATGACCAAACCACTTCAGGAAATGCTCAACCAAATTACGATGTTAATTAGTAATTTGGTTGCAATGTCTGAACGTATACAACAGTTAGATTTAATAGATACGGAATATCGCAGATTATTAATAGATTTACATTCTAAAATTAATACATATTTAGCAGATGAGCACAGACTGAAAGAGTCCGAATTAAATTTACTCCCCGAAGATTTTGATTCAGATTTTTCAAAACTCATTCAAAGCACAAAAGAAAATCAAATTATTATATTAAAAAGTTTGAAAATGGATATCCGTCATTTTATTCAAAATATCCATGCAATAAAATTGATCTGGCAGAGAATTCAAAGCGGGGATACAACATTACCTGAAGTCATTGTTCCAATTAGTACTAATTATCCCACTCTACATCGTGATCATGGTGTAGCAATTAGAGGTGGAATTTCTGCATGTCTAATCGTTTTTATTGCGACAGCTTTTTGGATTCTCAGTGGTTGGAAAGCTGGTTTTATGCTAGCTGAGATGGCAGCTATAAGTGCTTGTATTCTGACAGCAATGGATAATCCAGTTCCTGCATTAAAAATGTTTATTAGAGGTAATTTTTACGCTGCTATTGTGGTTTTTATTTACGCTTATGGGGTTTTTCCATATGTGACAGAATTTTGGCAATTAGCACTTGTGCTTGCACCATTTTGCATATATTGCTTAATGCTTTTTTTACACCCACCATTAATTGGAATAGGCTTACCTTTATTGATGGGAACAACTATGGGGCTGAATTTTCAGAACCGTTATACTTTGGATCAAGTTTTTTTCTTTGATGCGACAATTGGCACATTAATCGGACCAATTATAGCTGTTTTTATAATTAATGCAGTACGTGCAATGTCTCCAGATATAACAGTGCAGCGGATTTTAGCAATCCACTATCGAGCAATTCGTCAGGCACTTTATATTCCTTATGGTGTTCAGTTTCGTCTTCATTTACGTACTATGCTTGATCGTATTGGAGTACTAAATACTAAAGCAGTTCAATCTGAACGCTTACAAAATATGATGAATAAAGCACTCATTGAGTCAAGTGCTGTAATTGATTTAGCACGATTACAAGAAATAGTACTTAAATTACCTGAAAATGATCCTCTAATAGAGCAGTTAGAAAAATTTAAAGTCCAGCTTGATGAGTACTTTAAAGCTAAAGAATTTGAACAAAATTATGAAATTATCTGTATCCAATTAATAAACCAAATAAAGATTTTGGAAGAGCAGCTTTTAATACAAGAGGATACAGATATTCTACAACGTTTACATATTTCACTGAACAATATTCGTAGCAGCTTATGTCATGCCAAGACGCCATAA
- a CDS encoding HlyD family secretion protein: MTSVNLRKYLRPILLTVVIILTILVIWHIWNYYNSEPWTRDGRVRGDVIQVSSDVSGLVTEVLVHDNQTIKKGQPLFKIDIERQKLDVEQAQVDITKAKAGLAQAEAELAQAKANLIKSKASINLADKNVNRYSSLMEGAISKQEQEQILTTRDELHAVHEQLMAAIQQSKANIEQQKALIQAAENKLDLAKLNLSRSEVLAPSDGTLSNFELQKGNYIKAGQAVAALLDRKQLYVVGYFEETKLDKIYIGAPATIQLMGDSQKIKGHVQGIASGIEDRERTTSSGLLANVNPTFSWVRLAQRVPVKIVLDESPNNELSFVAGRTATVHIEKNKKTDI; this comes from the coding sequence ATGACATCTGTCAATTTACGCAAATATTTGCGACCTATACTGTTGACTGTAGTGATTATTCTCACCATTTTAGTGATATGGCATATCTGGAATTATTACAATTCTGAGCCATGGACGAGAGATGGGCGTGTGCGCGGTGATGTGATTCAAGTGTCATCAGATGTATCTGGTTTAGTAACAGAAGTACTAGTGCATGATAATCAGACCATTAAAAAAGGACAGCCTTTATTTAAAATTGATATCGAGCGTCAAAAATTAGATGTTGAACAAGCACAAGTAGATATCACAAAAGCTAAGGCAGGTCTAGCTCAAGCTGAGGCTGAATTGGCACAAGCCAAAGCCAATTTAATAAAGTCAAAAGCAAGTATTAATTTGGCTGATAAAAATGTCAATAGATATTCAAGTCTAATGGAAGGGGCAATTTCAAAGCAGGAGCAAGAACAGATTTTGACTACACGTGATGAATTACATGCTGTCCATGAACAGCTTATGGCAGCAATTCAACAATCAAAAGCAAATATTGAACAACAAAAAGCTTTAATACAAGCCGCTGAAAACAAACTTGATTTGGCAAAACTCAATTTATCTCGTTCAGAAGTCCTTGCTCCATCAGATGGAACATTATCAAATTTTGAGTTACAAAAAGGTAACTATATAAAAGCTGGGCAAGCTGTTGCAGCATTATTAGATAGAAAACAGTTATATGTTGTGGGGTATTTTGAAGAAACTAAACTAGATAAAATTTATATTGGTGCACCTGCAACCATTCAGCTAATGGGTGATTCACAAAAAATTAAAGGTCATGTACAAGGTATTGCTTCAGGAATTGAAGATCGTGAACGGACGACCAGTTCTGGCCTTTTAGCAAATGTTAATCCAACCTTTAGTTGGGTTCGTTTAGCACAACGTGTACCTGTTAAAATTGTACTTGATGAATCACCAAACAATGAACTATCTTTCGTTGCAGGGCGTACAGCAACAGTACATATAGAAAAAAATAAAAAAACTGATATTTAG
- a CDS encoding MarR family winged helix-turn-helix transcriptional regulator, whose amino-acid sequence MSDTFSKKYDQSLYSSHNRLFFRLFQVGNSLDRKCSNELGISPVHWSVLGALSRPQVKEGMSFSDLTEYLGVSRQNLDAVLKRLERDGLVERIISEQDRRAKNVALTGLGLKTWDNLQADFFDFYGQALDKLSFDDVATLIHLLNKVNDGLKTIKIKKEDQNQ is encoded by the coding sequence GTGAGCGATACTTTTTCAAAAAAATATGATCAATCCTTATATTCTTCTCATAACAGGCTTTTTTTCCGCTTGTTTCAAGTTGGAAATAGTTTAGATCGAAAATGTTCAAATGAATTAGGAATTTCTCCAGTACATTGGTCTGTATTGGGTGCTTTATCACGACCTCAAGTTAAAGAAGGAATGTCTTTTTCAGACCTAACCGAATATTTAGGTGTAAGTCGCCAAAATTTAGATGCTGTTTTAAAGCGCCTAGAACGTGATGGTCTCGTAGAAAGAATTATTAGTGAACAAGATCGTAGAGCTAAAAATGTTGCTTTAACTGGCTTAGGCTTAAAAACATGGGATAACTTACAAGCCGATTTTTTTGATTTCTATGGGCAAGCATTAGATAAACTAAGCTTTGATGATGTCGCTACTTTGATTCATCTTTTAAACAAAGTAAATGATGGGTTAAAAACCATTAAAATTAAAAAAGAAGATCAAAATCAGTAA